One genomic window of Plasmodium coatneyi strain Hackeri chromosome 12, complete sequence includes the following:
- a CDS encoding Ferlin: protein MKTISVGFTIYEAQNLEVENKELLDPLVIVRCCNEEYITKKKKKKYNAVNWEESYIWDRLTLSEIEWNVAKIEFEVQSANTFWRNDVIGVISFELKLIKNKRNHQIYGTYPILYKNGTEIRGQLRLKVIVCDEKDYVANSDIFNELTERNEKPTLYGGAAGYYGTGYEDEENQELYTDLTKAVVEENSIMVRDTHCRNYYLYVNIHKIEDIYIDVDRKKFRDLYVTCEFNGCHLKSSQGRNCVNYTFNECFKIPISTPILEDSIIIKIWDWNFLSNDELLAIGVLSFNQVKNESLNPTWINLYGFHKKEMDFEKYTDQMVNSDFSLYMEGNFYLGRICISSYVERINSFENMNIAMTQSCLAFDDPLYIPVTLLCDVYFVTGVLAHNIYVQLSCGPYRKRTDYVRANTGDMLPRGNRNVKKARQLTANGETNQGGHNGEDNFSNLLNFDDLLNMDNFFSKVTEKQKIIEGGENTEFYFSPRKGKIENLKFCVVRDEQQQWDVIINVFERGGYQGETADEGDGAYSGSSGGSGGHGGRSRLTDHQKYILSKRKAQSAGRKNKKHNRRRHSPGERTSEGVEKNEAYNTDRRIAYYRLPLKNVLLYNEKLSRCPIWLPLKNIPQNIQGENNCMYNIFQNGSILLNLEKTYDVQLGINRRKNLIPVNYELRCYIYACRNVVSHFNDSPNTFVHISCSGKMKITSLVLNNSNPVFLQCLKMNVKILTDYSVGLPTIPLIVVTLYEFYNNTFYFIGRCFCNYDIYLRDNKMKCNFADRGSKYNVVDQVKPRWIKLKGSKHVRAMYPNNLWQHHGNDKRLMQEYMYQKQKELRRNSGQSSNNNGHEYVYPHNELQKGERVGDILLYFELVQEKDALKIPVYPMITEIKKCTLSFFCMSLENLILIQKKKQIQLASDKPTRTDITHPVILLSITSYSSYGKKNNQIVIKYEKTLKSNTPIHLKNWKNSFDQQSFEMFCIENLSLDLPLDPIFDPILSVRVYNKKIKEKYFIGETNISLVPYLPWIKDLDQVLYYLQAHDDYSETIDLENVDMAFNLYKNKNAALVITAISLADCEHTLNLKEEVGQGEFADDDEEWRRLPLFRQEGARGDERTHDHIDGYGDSCVDPSGATYADPYANPYADPYTDPYGGTYADPYNNPYTDQYASPYGNLQMLPNGPAQNAIPNEDVVKNLYKNNIQNPATYGMINYSGSINAEQFPSQGHPLRSSLGNINGMNKMNRPFGRGYPYTQGKQDISTTYKIKYENEIYKLHDDGVPEVIKTSYSVKNYPYIKILTSKFILNVYIPPRFILYVEGDKINVGKYVKNVQRVSVDGVLESYLDDILIPSLPLRRKLNWSTSTLHHSCANENKVTKGGMHFACYEKFPFVEILGGQIKCFTKIRYQNLESENIPLSLKDVTSQNAFRNKFRGDKKIPLYLKIRVYVLRGIGIYGVNNNNMANPYLIFSLGEKTSNLRNSFKENSLNPDFRCLWESEAIFPEDEILTVSVYSAEDNYDKQINDLYIGSTEINLFDRWTSKEWKGMMKRNKVPIEYRPLYKDDLKARPEGSDIGRPNNRSYYSSTTMDNNLYQKGNNWNGIFSFLDFFTYLVRPTSSYLWGGRNYKNEESILGNHQEGKNNGILEMWVEIMDYEQSKKIPIHKMGTPKKTDIEIRIIIWRCTMLSMDENLSKTFDLLVTAELDCVNYNGTNSTIQSTDVHYSCKNGNAVFNWRVVYPQISHPLNTCFLQLAVYNNNNVGVSEFLGEVNLELSKYINKASQIVNKLELDAELKLRKKKGTDSDNNYNGYLQVTVQFLPQTKANVKPVGLGRQEPNRNPYLRTPDSGRDWNDFVYSIGFNDIYKPFWGWLKIFCICVLLIWVFIMSFVYPSLLM, encoded by the coding sequence ATGAAGACCATATCTGTGGGGTTCACCATTTACGAGGCGCAGAACCTGGAGGTGGAGAACAAGGAGTTACTAGACCCGTTGGTAATTGTGCGGTGCTGCAACGAGGAGTACATtacgaaaaagaagaaaaaaaaatacaacgcCGTTAACTGGGAGGAAAGCTACATATGGGATCGACTCACCCTGTCTGAAATCGAGTGGAACGTAGCAAAAATAGAATTTGAAGTCCAAAGTGCGAATACCTTTTGGAGAAATGACGTAATAGGAGTCATTTCATTCGAACTCAAGTTGattaagaataaaagaaaccACCAGATATATGGAACCTACCCAATACTGTATAAAAATGGCACAGAAATAAGGGGGCAACTGAGGTTGAAGGTAATTGTCTGTGACGAGAAGGACTACGTGGCTAATAGTGACATATTTAACGAGTTAACCGAACGGAATGAAAAGCCTACATTGTACGGTGGTGCAGCTGGGTACTACGGAACTGGATACGAAGATGAGGAGAACCAGGAGCTTTACACAGATTTAACCAAAGCAGTGGTGGAGGAAAATTCGATAATGGTTAGGGACACACATTGTAGGAATTACTACCTATATGTTAATATACATAAGATAGAggatatatacatagatgTAGATAGAAAGAAATTTAGAGACCTATACGTTACATGTGAGTTTAATGGGTGCCACCTCAAGTCAAGTCAAGGAAGGAACTGTGTGAATTATACCTTCAATGAATGTTTTAAGATTCCTATTTCTACTCCAATTTTGGAGGATTCTAtcattattaaaatatggGATTGGAATTTCCTATCAAATGATGAACTCCTAGCTATAggtgttctttcctttaatCAGGTAAAGAACGAGTCCTTAAATCCCACGTGGATAAATTTGTATGGCTTTCATAAAAAGGAGATGGACTTTGAAAAGTATACTGATCAGATGGTCAATTCAGATTTTAGTCTCTATATGGAAGGGAACTTCTACCTTGGTAGGATTTGTATAAGTTCCTATGTAGAAAGGATAAACAGCtttgaaaatatgaacattgCCATGACGCAAAGTTGCTTAGCTTTTGACGACCCTCTGTATATTCCCGTAACTCTGTTATGTGATGTGTATTTTGTGACGGGTGTTTTGGCGCATAACATTTATGTGCAGCTGTCTTGTGGTCCCTATAGGAAGCGGACAGACTATGTGCGCGCTAACACGGGGGATATGCTCCCAAGGGGGAATCGTAACGTGAAAAAAGCGCGTCAGCTCACAGCAAATGGGGAAACCAACCAAGGTGGCCATAATGGAGAGGACAACTTTTCCAACCTGCTCAACTTTGATGACTTGCTAAACATGGACAACTTCTTCTCCAAAGTTacggaaaagcaaaaaatcatcgaaggaggagaaaacacCGAGTTTTATTTCTCGCCCAGGAAGGGAAAGATAGAGAATCTCAAATTCTGCGTCGTACGGGATGAGCAGCAGCAGTGGGACGTCATCATAAATGTGTTCGAGAGGGGAGGCTACCAGGGGGAAACCGCCGATGAGGGAGATGGCGCGTATTCCGGCAGTAGCGGAGGTAGCGGGGGGCATGGTGGAAGATCCCGTCTGACAGACCACCAGAAGTACATCCTGAGCAAAAGAAAAGCGCAAAGTGCAGggcggaaaaataaaaagcataATAGGAGGAGACACTCCCCTGGAGAGCGCACCTCCGAGGgtgtagaaaaaaacgaGGCATACAACACAGATAGGAGGATTGCTTACTATAGACTTCCACTAAAGAACGTCCTCCTCTACAATGAAAAATTGTCTAGGTGTCCCATTTGGTTGCCCTTAAAGAATATCCCCCAAAATATCCAGGGAGAAAATAACTgcatgtataatatattccAAAATGGGTCCATATTACTAAACTTAGAAAAGACTTATGACGTGCAGTTAGGAataaatagaagaaaaaatctgATCCCAGTTAACTATGAGTTGAGATGCTACATCTACGCATGTCGAAATGTGGTGTCCCATTTTAATGACTCACCTAACACGTTTGTGCATATCTCCTGCTcagggaaaatgaaaataactTCTCTTGTGTTGAACAATTCTAACCCTGTCTTTTTACAATGCTTAAAAATGAacgtgaaaattttaacagaCTATTCTGTAGGGTTGCCCACCATTCCTCTGATCGTAGTCACCTTGTATGAATTTTACAATAACACCTTTTACTTCATTGGGAGGTGCTTCTGCAATTATGATATCTACCTTCGGGACAATAAAATGAAGTGTAATTTCGCAGATAGAGGCTCTAAATATAACGTAGTAGACCAGGTAAAGCCCAGATGGATTAAGCTCAAAGGGAGTAAACATGTGCGGGCTATGTATCCAAATAATTTGTGGCAACATCATGGGAACGACAAAAGATTAATGCAGGAGTATATGTATCAAAAACAGAAGGAGCTTCGAAGGAACAGTGGCCAAAGTAGCAACAACAATGGACATGAGTATGTCTATCCACACAACGAATTGCAGAAAGGTGAACGAGTAGGAGATATACTCCTCTACTTTGAACTAGTACAAGAAAAAGACGCTCTGAAAATACCAGTCTACCCAATGATAACagagataaaaaaatgcacctTGTCATTCTTTTGCATGTCTCTCGAAAATTTAATACTCattcagaagaagaagcagatcCAATTGGCAAGTGACAAACCGACCAGGACTGACATCACTCACCCAGTTATTTTACTCTCCATCACTTCATACTCAtcatatgggaaaaaaaataaccaaaTTGTCATTAAATATGAAAAGACGTTAAAATCTAATACCCCTATACATTTGAAGAATTGGAAGAATTCTTTCGATCAGCAAAGCTTCGAAATGTTTTGCATCGAAAATCTATCACTAGATCTTCCTCTTGATCCCATTTTTGATCCCATTCTGAGTGTCAGAGTATACAacaagaaaataaaggagaagtaTTTCATTGGAGAGACCAACATTTCGCTAGTTCCATACTTGCCCTGGATTAAGGATCTCGACCAGGTGCTCTACTACCTGCAAGCTCACGATGATTATTCCGAGACCATAGACTTGGAAAATGTGGATATGGCTTTCAACCTGTACAAGAACAAGAACGCTGCTCTAGTCATCACAGCGATTTCCCTGGCCGACTGTGAGCATACCCTCAACTTGAAGGAGGAAGTCGGGCAGGGCGAGTTCGCCGACGACGATGAGGAGTGGCGGCGGTTGCCGCTTTTTAGGCAGGAGGGTGCACGCGGCGATGAGCGTACCCATGATCACATCGATGGGTATGGAGATTCGTGTGTCGATCCGAGTGGTGCTACGTATGCTGACCCATACGCCAACCCATACGCCGACCCATACACAGATCCATACGGAGGTACATATGCCGACCCATATAACAACCCCTACACCGACCAATACGCCTCTCCCTATGGGAACTTGCAAATGCTCCCAAATGGCCCCGCGCAGAATGCAATCCCAAATGAAGACGTGGTGAAGAACCTGTACAAGAACAACATCCAGAACCCAGCCACCTACGGTATGATCAACTACAGCGGATCAATTAACGCAGAGCAGTTCCCCAGCCAAGGGCACCCATTACGCAGCTCTCTTGGAAACATCAACgggatgaacaaaatgaatcgTCCTTTTGGGAGAGGGTACCCCTACACCCAAGGAAAGCAGGACATCAGCACAacttacaaaataaaatacgaAAACGAAATATACAAGCTGCATGATGACGGTGTGCCGGAAGTGATCAAGACAAGTTACAGTGTTAAAAATTACccatacataaaaatattaacgaGTAAATTCATCCTCAATGTTTACATCCCCCCTAGGTTTATTCTATACGTGGAGGGagacaaaataaatgtggGAAAATATGTGAAGAATGTACAACGTGTTTCAGTAGACGGGGTGTTGGAAAGTTACCTGGACGATATACTCATTCCGTCTCTGCCACTCAGGAGGAAGTTGAATTGGTCGACCAGCACTCTTCACCATTCTTGtgcaaatgaaaataaagttacaaaaggggggatgcATTTCGCGTGTTATGAGAAATTCCCCTTCGTAGAAATTTTAGGAGGACAAATAAAGTGCTTTACAAAAATTCGCTACCAAAATTTAGAATCAGAAAATATCCCACTAAGTTTGAAAGATGTAACTAGCCAAAATGCTTTCAGAAACAAATTTAGAGGAGATAAAAAGATTCCACTGTACCTCAAAATTAGGGTCTACGTGTTAAGGGGAATAGGAATATATGGggtaaataataacaatatggCGAACCCTTACTTGATTTTCTCactaggggaaaaaacatcTAATTTGAGAAATTCCTTTAAGGAGAACAGTTTGAACCCGGATTTTAGATGCCTGTGGGAAAGCGAAGCGATCTTTCCGGAAGACGAAATTTTAACCGTCAGTGTGTACAGTGCGGAAGATAACTATGACAAGCAGATAAACGATCTATACATAGGTTCAACTGAAATTAACTTATTTGATAGGTGGACAAGCAAGGAGTGGAAAGGtatgatgaagaggaataAAGTCCCCATAGAGTATAGACCTTTATATAAGGATGACTTGAAAGCACGACCAGAGGGAAGCGACATTGGGAGACCGAACAACCGGAGTTACTACAGTAGCACAACCATGGATAATAATCTCtaccaaaaggggaacaattggaatggaattttttcattccttgatttttttacttatctTGTGAGACCCACTTCGTCCTACCTTTGGGGGGGgagaaattacaaaaatgaagaatctATTTTAGGTAACCatcaagaaggaaaaaataatggtatCCTAGAAATGTGGGTAGAAATTATGGACTATGAACAGTCTAAAAAAATACCTATACATAAAATGGGAACTCCTAAAAAGACAGACATCGAAATTCGAATTATCATTTGGAGATGCACTATGCTATCTATGGACGAAAATCTGAGCAAAACCTTCGACCTCCTTGTCACGGCTGAGTTAGATTGTGTCAATTATAACGGAACCAATTCTACCATCCAATCAACCGATGTCCATTATAGctgtaaaaatgggaacgcCGTTTTTAACTGGAGAGTTGTATACCCTCAGATATCTCACCCATTAAATACTTGTTTCTTGCAGCTAGCTGTCTACAATAACAACAACGTAGGGGTGAGTGAATTCTTAGGGGAAGTCAATTTGGAGTTAtcaaaatatattaataaagcTTCCCAAATTGTTAATAAGCTAGAATTAGATGCTGAGCTCaagttaaggaaaaaaaaaggaacagattcggacaataattataatggCTATTTACAAGTTACTGTACAGTTTCTGCCGCAAACAAAGGCCAATGTGAAACCTGTGGGGCTCGGGAGACAGGAACCAAACAGAAATCCCTACCTCAGGACTCCTGATTCGGGAAGGGATTGGAACGATTTCGTTTATTCCATTGGATTCAACGATATTTATAAGCCCTTCTGGGGATGGCTCAAGATATTCTGTATTTGTGTTCTCCTCATCTGGGTCTTTATCATGTCGTTTGTTTATCCGTCTCTCCTCATGTAG
- a CDS encoding Adapter-related protein complex 1 gamma 2 subunit, whose amino-acid sequence MSIKLRELIRNIRNCKTAAEERSVVAKECALIRTAFKEEDNIYRHRNVAKLLFMNMLGYPTYFGQIECLKLIASSKFSFKRIGYLGLTILLDENTDILMLVTNSIKNDLKNSNQYINGLALCALGNIANTEMCSSLRYEILDLMNINNPYIKKKAAMCAIRILKKTSDMEDLFVEKINSLLEDRNHGVLSAGISLMISLIEKNSQYRKVLRGHTNKIVKILKSCVMSSYSHGVEYDVYGINDPFLQVKILKLLKYLNTDGGGTSSGAIGTRSEGQPDETIEGVTDGHTAMTHSRNIVGTESDNKQHIYDMEEVNSVLAQVATNTDSTKNVGNAILYECVKTITYISTDPGLIVLAVNVLGKFLQNPDNNIRYVGLCTLQKLLKKDPKTLHIYRNTIIECLKDQDISIRKKALDVAFALITKDSLKVMVKELLNYLLVADIEIKSDIVSNICVSVNKYSPNVQYLLDTYIKLLCLAGNFIQDHIKNDFIYHVLQNPEFHAYVVYKIFFCIKENLNQYALVQVGIWCIGELGDLLVQEGNKNVGPDGETITVTHDDVFDLLEKIVKTYEKNAIKELHNINIKDPIQNILYNKSSNIFEDIHLNTVNYAHTSYNNSAYICCNVANESMHSNDSNVILQYVLMCLNKLTVRFPTQKLKIEKIIQKYKKNNCIEIQQRACEFHELMSTQWDDIRDSILLRIPPNTNKKIYKRRPSHVDDDDVVEVSLHDAIGSQGVGDAGIMNNSSTDIYTDKVSTACADLLDLEDVLGIQNGDTNNSSVVRDVRGAPPVIATPNGTRHISINEKVANKLDMLDIADDVKISSTHLLSSQESKENAIARNDKGVEIAKKKNEDILADLFGNISIDQPKRNVQGNASLDILGDMSPEKQDDLLNLNPGSAKIQIDPLKVYDKNGVEICFHFEKENMESEAATIWATYSNKSSELLSSFIFEAVVPNYVKLEILAASSSELPPGEENKIRQELKIVNKLFKKKPLLMKVRISYLRNGEKLQDFINIGNFPTAL is encoded by the exons ATGTCAATAAAATTAAGAGAACTAATTCGAAACATCCGGAATTGTAAAACGGCAGCAGAGGAAAGGTCCGTCGTGGCCAAGGAATGTGCACTCATCAGAACAGCATTCAAAGAAGAAGACAATATCTACAGACACAGAAATGTAGCCAAATTATTATTCATGAATATGTTGGGGTACCCAACCTACTTTGGTCAAATTGAATGTTTAAAATTAATTGCCTCGAGTAAATTCTCCTTTAAAAGGATAGGCTACCTAGGGTTGACCATCCTACTTGACGAAAACACGGACATCCTAATGTTAGTGACCAATTCTATAAAgaatgatttaaaaaatagtaatCAGTACATTAACGGGTTGGCCTTGTGTGCCTTGGGCAACATTGCAAACACGGAAATGTGCTCCTCCTTGAGGTACGAAATTTTGGATTTGatgaatataaataatcCCTACATTAAGAAGAAGGCAGCCATGTGTGCAATtcgtattttaaaaaaaacaagcgaCATGGAAGATCTGTTCGTCGAGAAAATTAACAGTCTGTTAGAGGATAGAAACCATGGAGTGTTAAGTGCTGGCATCAGTTTGATGATATCCCTCATAGAGAAGAATTCCCAATATAGGAAGGTGCTCAGGGGGCACACcaacaaaattgtgaaaattttaaagagTTGCGTCATGTCGAGTTATTCCCATGGTGTTGAGTATGACGTGTACGGCATTAACGACCCATTTCTGCAGGTTAAAATATTGAAGCTTCTCAAGTATTTGAATACAGATGGTGGAGGTACCTCCAGCGGGGCGATTGGTACACGAAGTGAGGGCCAACCCGATGAAACCATCGAAGGTGTAACGGATGGTCACACAGCCATGACGCACAGCAGAAACATAGTTGGAACTGAATCAGATAATAAGCAGCATATTTACGACATGGAAGAAGTCAATTCGGTGTTAGCCCAAGTAGCAACGAATACAGACTCGACAAAAAACGTAGGGAACGCTATCTTATATGAATGCGTGAAGACAATCACGTATATATCAACCGACCCAGGGTTGATAGTCCTAGCTGTGAATGTCTTggggaaatttttacaaaaccCCGATAACAACATCAGATATGTGGGATTATGCACCTTACAGAAATTACTAAAGAAGGATCCGAAAAcgttgcacatatatagaaatacCATAATAGAGTGCCTAAAGGATCAAGATATAAGCATCCGGAAAAAGGCACTCGACGTGGCATTTGCCCTTATAACAAAGGATTCACTAAAAGTGATGGTGAAGGAACTGCTAAATTATTTACTCGTCGCGGATATAGAAATAAAGAGTGACATCGTTTCAAACATATGTGTATCAGTGAATAAATACTCCCCAAATGTGCAATACCTTTTAGATACGTACATTAAATTGTTGTGTCTAGCTGGGAACTTCATACAAGACCATATCAAGAACGATTTTATCTACCACGTTTTGCAAAATCCAGAATTCCACGCCTATgttgtatataaaatatttttttgtataaaagaGAACCTAAATCAGTACGCACTAGTGCAAGTGGGAATTTGGTGCATAGGGGAGTTAGGAGATTTACTAGTGCAGGAGGGTAATAAAAATGTCGGACCAGATGGAGAAACGATAACTGTCACACATGACGATGTTTTCGATTTATTAGAAAAAATCGTAAAAacgtacgaaaaaaatgccattaAGGAGTTACACAATATTAATATTAAGGACCCCATACAGAACATTCTGTATAATAAATCTTCCAACATATTTGAAGATATTCATTTGAACACAGTCAATTATGCTCACACGAGCTATAATAATAGTGCCTACATTTGTTGTAACGTCGCAAATGAAAGCATGCACTCCAATGACAGCAATGTTATTTTGCAGTATGTCCTCATGTGCCTTAATAAACTCACCGTGCGCTTCCCCACgcagaaattaaaaatagaaaaaattattcagaaatataaaaaaaataattgcatTGAAATTCAACAGAGGGCTTGTGAATTTCACGAATTGATGAGCACACAGTGGGATGATATAAGAGACTCCATACTTCTACGCATTCCTCCGAatactaataaaaaaatatacaagaGGAGACCCTCCCACGTGGATGACGATGATGTTGTGGAGGTCAGTCTTCATGACGCGATTGGCAGCCAAGGAGTGGGAGACGCAGGCATTATGAATAATTCTTCCACGGACATTTACACTGATAAGGTTAGCACTGCCTGTGCGGACCTTCTAGACCTGGAGGATGTTCTGGGCATACAAAATGGAGATACAAATAACTCCAGTGTCGTCAGGGACGTTCGTGGTGCTCCCCCTGTGATAGCTACCCCCAACGGAACTCGCCACATTAGCATTAACGAGAAAGTTGCGAACAAATTGGACATGCTAGACATTGCTGATGATGTTAAAATATCCAGTACCCACTTGTTAAGTAGCCAGGAATCGAAGGAGAACGCCATTGCAAGGAATGACAAGGGGGTTGAAAttgcgaagaagaaaaatgaagatatACTGGCGGACCTCTTCGGCAATATCTCGATTGATCAGCCTAAGAGGAATGTGCAAG GAAACGCCTCCTTGGACATTCTGGGCGACATGTCGCCGGAGAAGCAAGACGACCTCCTGAAC CTAAATCCAGGGAGtgcaaaaatacaaataGACCCCTTGAAGGTGTACGACAAAAACGGCGTCGAAATTTGCTTCcactttgaaaaagaaaacatggAATCGGAAGCTGCAACTATATGGGCTACCTATTCTAACAAGTCAAGCGAGTTGttatcttccttcatttttgag GCCGTCGTGCCCAACTACGTGAAACTCGAAATACTCGCTGCCTCATCCAGCGAACTCCCCCcaggagaagaaaacaaaatacGACAGGAACTAAAAATTGTAAACAAGCTCTTTAAGAAGAAGCCACTCCTTATGAAGGTGAGGATATCCTATCTGAGGAATGGAGAGAAGTTGCAGGACTTCATTAACATTGGAAACTTTCCTACTGCTTTGTGA